One segment of Solanum lycopersicum chromosome 1, SLM_r2.1 DNA contains the following:
- the LOC101261760 gene encoding subtilisin-like protease SBT1.6, whose product MASLLLLTLFLCFTFTAIPFFSPVSAELEAKTYIFRVDSFSKPAVFPTHYHWYSSEFTEPVNILHVYDNVFHGFSASLSPFQAASVLQHPSILATFEDRRRQLHTTRSPQFLGLRNQKGLWSESDYGSDVIVGVLDTGIWPERRSFSDLNLGPVPTRWKGVCETGPQFTSRNCNRKIIGARFFSKGHEAAPGFGPIGGGINDTVEFRSPRDADGHGTHTASTAAGRHAFGASMSGYASGIAKGVAPKARLAVYKVCWKNSGCFDSDILAAFDAAVSDGVDVISISIGGGDGISSPYYLDPIAIGAYGAVARGVFVSSSAGNDGPNGMSVTNLAPWLTTVGAGTIDRNFPAEVILGDGRKLSGVSLYAGKPLNGKMYPIVYPGKSGVLSASLCMENSLDPHLVRGKIVICDRGSNPRVAKGLVVSKAGGVGMILTNGVSNGEGLVGDAHMIPTCAVGANEGDKIKAYISKNPTAAATINFHGTIIGVKPAPVVASFSGRGPNGLNPEILKPDLIAPGVNILAAWTDAVGPTGLDLDHRKAEFNILSGTSMACPHVSGAAALLKSAHPDWSPAAVRSAMMTTANLVDNRLLPMTDEATGKPATPYDYGAGHLNLDLALDPGLVYDLANQDYVSFLCAIEYGPKTIQVITKSAVNCPMRKPLPENLNYPSIAALFSTATKGVSSKTFFRTVTNVGDANAVYRVKIEAPKGVTVSVKPAKLGFSEKIRKLSYYVTITVDSKNLVLNDSGAVFGSLSWVDGKHVVRSPIVVTQMSPL is encoded by the coding sequence ATGGCTTCGCTTCTTCTTCTGACACTCTTCCTCTGTTTCACCTTCACTGCAATACCCTTTTTCTCGCCGGTTTCAGCTGAACTGGAAGCTAAAACTTACATATTCCGAGTTGATAGCTTCTCTAAACCGGCAGTTTTCCCCACCCATTACCACTGGTACAGCTCTGAGTTCACTGAACCGGTGAACATCCTCCATGTTTATGACAATGTTTTTCATGGATTTTCAGCTTCGTTGAGTCCTTTTCAAGCTGCTTCAGTACTTCAACATCCTTCAATTCTTGCCACTTTTGAGGATCGTCGGAGGCAACTTCATACTACAAGGTCACCGCAGTTTCTCGGTTTAAGAAACCAGAAAGGATTATGGTCGGAGTCAGATTATGGTTCTGATGTTATTGTTGGGGTTCTTGATACGGGTATTTGGCCGGAGCGTCGGAGTTTTTCCGATCTGAATCTGGGTCCTGTTCCTACACGTTGGAAAGGGGTTTGTGAAACGGGACCGCAGTTTACTTCTCGGAATTGCAATCGCAAGATTATCGGTGCTCGATTTTTCTCTAAAGGTCATGAAGCTGCCCCTGGATTTGGTCCAATTGGTGGGGGAATCAATGATACCGTTGAGTTCCGATCACCCAGAGACGCTGACGGTCACGGAACTCATACAGCTTCAACAGCTGCTGGGAGGCATGCTTTCGGAGCTAGCATGTCTGGTTATGCATCGGGTATTGCCAAAGGTGTTGCCCCGAAAGCTCGATTAGCTGTTTATAAAGTTTGCTGGAAGAATTCTGGTTGCTTTGATTCCGACATCCTTGCAGCGTTCGATGCTGCTGTTTCCGATGGAGTTGATGTCATTTCCATCTCAATTGGAGGTGGTGATGGAATCTCTTCACCTTACTATCTCGATCCAATTGCTATCGGAGCTTATGGAGCTGTTGCTAGGGGTGTATTTGTGTCTTCATCAGCTGGAAATGATGGACCTAATGGAATGTCAGTCACTAACTTGGCACCTTGGTTAACTACTGTTGGAGCTGGCACAATTGATAGGAATTTCCCTGCAGAGGTAATTCTCGGTGACGGGAGGAAGCTTTCCGGTGTATCATTATATGCCGGAAAGCCACTTAATGGGAAAATGTATCCCATAGTGTACCCTGGGAAATCAGGTGTGCTCTCTGCTTCACTCTGTATGGAGAATTCACTTGATCCTCATTTAGTTAGAGGTAAGATAGTGATCTGTGATCGCGGTAGCAATCCTCGCGTTGCTAAAGGATTAGTTGTCAGTAAAGCCGGTGGTGTTGGAATGATCCTCACAAATGGAGTATCAAATGGTGAAGGTCTTGTTGGTGATGCTCATATGATACCAACTTGTGCTGTTGGTGCTAATGAAGGTGATAAAATTAAAGCCTATATATCTAAGAATCCAACTGCAGCTGCAACGATCAATTTCCATGGAACTATAATTGGAGTGAAACCGGCTCCAGTTGTCGCATCATTTTCCGGTAGAGGACCCAACGGTCTCAACCCAGAAATCCTAAAACCGGACCTTATAGCACCTGGGGTTAACATTTTAGCTGCATGGACTGATGCAGTTGGTCCAACTGGCTTAGATTTGGATCATCGAAAAGCAGAGTTCAATATACTTTCAGGCACTTCAATGGCTTGTCCTCATGTAAGTGGTGCAGCAGCTTTGCTCAAATCTGCTCACCCTGATTGGAGTCCAGCAGCAGTACGATCTGCAATGATGACCACTGCTAACCTCGTCGACAACAGGCTGCTACCAATGACCGATGAAGCCACCGGAAAACCAGCTACACCATACGATTATGGTGCAGGACACTTAAATCTTGACCTTGCATTAGACCCCGGGCTAGTATACGATCTAGCAAACCAAGACTACGTAAGCTTTTTATGCGCAATCGAATACGGCCCCAAGACAATTCAAGTGATCACTAAATCAGCGGTGAATTGTCCGATGAGGAAACCATTGCCGGAGAATTTGAACTATCCATCAATAGCAGCACTGTTTTCAACCGCAACAAAAGGGGTATCAAGCAAGACATTCTTCAGAACAGTAACAAACGTAGGCGACGCAAATGCAGTGTACAGAGTGAAAATTGAGGCACCGAAAGGGGTGACCGTGAGTGTAAAGCCGGCGAAATTGGGATTCTCAGAGAAGATAAGGAAATTGAGTTACTATGTAACAATCACAGTGGACAGTAAGAATCTGGTATTGAATGATTCGGGTGCAGTTTTCGGGTCACTTTCTTGGGTTGATGGAAAGCATGTGGTTCGGAGCCCCATAGTGGTAACCCAAATGAGCCCATTGTAA
- the LOC104644279 gene encoding uncharacterized protein gives METSEDPNKLSSTLADPTTQPLLSKPYPVDDSITPHQYPGQSSLDPDDQTQFLQISYNFGTRPFKDLPFLILFVLLVLCTFGFGIFASVHRNPHHSQISSFTYNITSSSCSIGSSTSESSSDFFSLYSSDSSFLKSLIWTLVVTLILSIPFMLFVLFLLKRYTKQIVYASLPFFVIVPVFLDIYWFVACTVSSKCSEDFPLAYRILVLFFVLLLIGLLVWIFVANWHRIELTIKIIGVASSALSSNLGLFGVLPSLTLGLLAYYAPIVVFLVFARLNGQVVPKEKHGEYYCVWKQDSWVPAYYTFAILTMLWSATSMIEAHVYVISGTIAQWYFSKDESGPKRSMRSALRNAFGPSSGTVCFSGLLIAVVRVVRSIVDNANQEDSGIVNLILRFCANTLLSAVEFVNKFTINFAAITGEAYCTSAKMTYELLKRNLLSPVFVETVSTRLLAGIIFVLSTIYAILVFVVVRAASNLDVESYLIAVLAWLLLMVILGFFVFVLDNVIDTVYVCYAIDRDRGEVCKQEVHDVYVHLPISRSHSSASYGARSPLLV, from the exons ATGGAAACCAGTGAAGACCCAAACAAGCTTTCTTCTACTCTTGCTGACCCAACCACACAACCCCTTCTCTCCAAACCTTACCCTGTTGATGATTCAATAACACCCCATCAATACCCTGGACAATCTTCTTTAGACCCAGATGATCAAACTCAGTTCCTTCAGATCTCTTACAATTTTGGAACTCGACCCTTTAAGGACCTTCCTTTTCTTATCctttttgttcttcttgttctttgCACTTTTGGTTTTGGTATCTTTGCTTCTGTTCATAGAAATCCTCATCACTCTCAAATTTCATCTTTTACCTACAATATCACCTCATCTTCTTGTAGTATTGGGAGTTCTACCTCTGAGAGCTCTAGTGACTTCTTTTCACTTTACTCAtctgattctagtttcttgAAGAGTTTGATATGGACCCTTGTGGTTACTTTAATTCTAAGCATACCCTTTATGCTTTTTGTGCTTTTCTTGCTCAAGCGCTATACAAAGCAGATAGTTTATGCTTCACTTCCCTTTTTTGTAATTGTCCCTGTTTTTCTTGACATCTACTGGTTTGTTGCTTGTACTGTGAGCTCCAAATGTAGTGAGGATTTCCCTTTGGCTTATAGAATTTTGGTACTGTTTTTCGTGTTGTTGTTAATTGGGCTACTTGTTTGGATTTTCGTAGCAAATTGGCACAGGATCGAGTTGACTATTAAGATTATTGGGGTTGCTTCTTCTGCCCTTTCAAGTAATTTGGGGTTGTTTGGAGTGCTTCCATCATTGACTTTGGGGCTGTTAGCTTATTATGCACCCATTGTTGTTTTCTTGGTGTTTGCTAGGCTTAATGGACAAGTAGTACCCAAGGAAAAACATGGGGAGTATTATTGTGTATGGAAACAGGATAGCTGGGTTCCTGCTTATTACACATTTGCAATTCTAACCATGCTTTGGTCAGCCACATCAATGATTGAGGCACATGTTTATGTCATAAGTGGAACAATTGCACAATGGTACTTCTCCAAGGATGAATCAGGTCCCAAAAGGTCTATGAGAAGTGCTTTGAG AAATGCATTTGGTCCATCCTCAGGCACAGTATGTTTCTCTGGGTTACTGATTGCTGTGGTTCGTGTTGTTCGTTCCATAGTTGATAATGCAAATCAAGAAGATTCTGGAATTGTGAACCTTATTCTGCGATTTTGTGCCAATACCTTGCTGTCAGCGGTTGAGTTTGTGAATAAATTCACCATAAACTTTGCTGCTATAACTGGTGAAGCATACTGCACTTCTGCTAAGATGACATATGAACTTCTAAAGCGCAATCTTCTCTCTCCAGTGTTTGTGGAGACCGTCTCCACTCGTTTACTGGCTGGAATAATCTTTGTTCTCTCAACAATATATGCAATATTG GTTTTTGTTGTGGTAAGAGCTGCTAGTAATCTTGATGTCGAATCATACCTTATTGCTGTTCTGGCATGGCTGCTACTGATGGTGATTCTTGGTTTCTTCGTCTTTGTTTTGGATAACGTTATAGACACagtatatgtttgttatgcgaTTGATAGAGACAGAGGAGAGGTATGTAAACAGGAGGTTCATGATGTTTATGTGCACCTTCCTATCAGTAGGAGTCATAGTTCTGCCTCTTATGGTGCCAGAAGTCCCCTGCTTGTATAA
- the LOC101262569 gene encoding actin-depolymerizing factor 5 — MAMAFKMATTGMWVTDECKNSYMDMKWKKNHRYIVYKIDEKSRLVTVDKVGGPAENYEDLAAALPKDDCRYAVFDFDFVTVDNCRKSKIFFIAWSPTESRIRAKILYATSKAGLRRVLDGVSYELQATDPTEMGMDVIKDRAK, encoded by the exons ATGGCTATGGCTTTTAAGATG GCGACTACGGGCATGTGGGTGACTGATGAATGCAAGAACTCATACATGGATATGAAATGGAAGAAGAATCATAGGTATATCGTTTACAAAATTGATGAGAAATCAAGATTGGTGACAGTTGACAAAGTTGGTGGACCTGCTGAAAATTATGAAGATTTGGCTGCAGCTCTTCCTAAAGATGATTGTCGATATGCtgtctttgattttgattttgttacGGTTGATAATTGCAGAAAGAGCAAGATCTTCTTCATTGCCTG GTCACCAACAGAATCAAGAATTAGAGCAAAAATATTGTACGCAACATCAAAAGCAGGGCTGAGAAGAGTGCTAGATGGAGTTAGCTATGAACTTCAAGCAACGGATCCAACTGAGATGGGAATGGATGTGATCAAGGACAGAgcaaaatga